A genomic stretch from Sphingobacterium sp. ML3W includes:
- a CDS encoding RagB/SusD family nutrient uptake outer membrane protein, whose protein sequence is MKQSNFVRRNIGKCCLFIIVLMISGCKKSFLDVVPDNVATIDHVFANRIEAEKYLFTCYSYLPREGNPDMNPGFNGGDETWTYWPMTLDFFSLDSYEIARGLQTKVNPKMNYWDGYDSRSLWTGIRNCNIFLENVDKVVDLEPYVKDRWVAEVKFLKAYFHWYLFRMYGPIPILDKNFSTTATPEEVKTYRQPVDSVVNYISNLIDEASFGNVNVGLPAKINNRFTELGRVTKVAALSIKARLLVTAASPLFNGNTDYINLKNKDGKALFNPVYDEKKWVRAAEACKKAIDMALESDVALYRFVPKAGTVNEDTQIEMNIRNAVCEKWNKELIWGATSDGSPTYWIQLFACPQLDPNNISRELKGKYAPTLKMAELFYTKNGVPIEEDKNWDYANRYELKTVTAQDKGMQEGYQTVALHFGREPRFYADIAFDGSKWLMSNKEYEIKSKSGEHSGKKQPRMYSITGYYTKKLVNWNLVATETSTTVESYPWPIMRLADLYLLYAEALNESGNSKAALPYLNQIRERAGLKSIEESWMAYSKRPDKYTTVTGLREIIHRERGIEMAFEASRFWDLRRWKTASKLLNEPVYGWNITQETIEEYNTRVFLFNQGFIAPRDYLWPINDYALQINPNLVQNTGW, encoded by the coding sequence ATGAAACAGTCTAATTTTGTACGCAGAAATATTGGGAAATGTTGCCTATTTATCATTGTCTTAATGATCTCAGGTTGTAAAAAAAGCTTCCTGGATGTCGTGCCTGATAATGTCGCGACCATAGATCATGTCTTCGCAAATCGTATTGAAGCCGAGAAATATTTATTTACCTGTTATTCTTATCTACCACGGGAGGGAAACCCAGACATGAATCCGGGTTTTAATGGCGGCGATGAAACCTGGACCTATTGGCCGATGACGCTTGATTTCTTTTCATTGGATTCCTATGAAATTGCAAGGGGATTACAGACTAAAGTTAACCCAAAGATGAATTATTGGGATGGGTATGATAGCCGCTCGCTATGGACAGGAATACGCAATTGTAATATTTTCCTGGAAAATGTGGATAAAGTAGTTGACCTAGAGCCCTATGTAAAGGATCGTTGGGTAGCTGAAGTGAAATTCTTGAAAGCCTATTTTCATTGGTATCTGTTTAGGATGTATGGTCCTATTCCGATTCTTGATAAGAATTTCTCCACTACCGCGACACCAGAAGAAGTAAAAACATATCGCCAGCCAGTCGATTCTGTTGTCAATTATATTTCAAATTTAATTGATGAGGCATCTTTCGGAAATGTCAATGTCGGTCTACCTGCTAAAATAAATAATCGCTTTACTGAGCTTGGTCGTGTGACCAAGGTCGCGGCACTGTCTATCAAGGCAAGGTTGCTGGTTACTGCAGCAAGTCCACTGTTTAATGGAAATACAGATTATATTAATCTAAAAAACAAGGATGGAAAAGCATTATTTAATCCAGTCTATGATGAAAAGAAATGGGTAAGAGCGGCTGAGGCTTGTAAAAAAGCCATCGATATGGCATTGGAATCGGATGTTGCTTTATATCGTTTTGTTCCGAAGGCAGGAACGGTGAATGAAGATACGCAGATTGAAATGAACATTCGCAATGCAGTCTGCGAAAAATGGAACAAGGAGCTGATCTGGGGGGCAACCTCCGATGGGTCACCCACCTATTGGATACAGCTTTTTGCTTGCCCCCAGCTAGATCCCAATAATATTAGCAGGGAGCTCAAAGGTAAATATGCACCTACACTGAAAATGGCGGAATTGTTCTACACCAAAAATGGTGTTCCCATAGAGGAAGACAAGAATTGGGATTATGCAAACCGATATGAACTAAAAACTGTAACAGCCCAGGACAAGGGTATGCAAGAGGGCTACCAGACCGTTGCTTTACATTTTGGCCGCGAACCACGATTTTACGCTGATATTGCATTTGACGGTTCTAAATGGCTGATGTCAAATAAAGAATATGAGATCAAGAGCAAATCGGGTGAACATAGTGGTAAAAAACAGCCCCGTATGTATTCCATCACAGGTTATTATACAAAAAAGCTTGTCAACTGGAATCTGGTGGCAACAGAAACTTCAACTACCGTGGAATCGTACCCTTGGCCTATTATGCGTCTGGCAGATCTTTATCTGCTCTATGCTGAGGCATTAAACGAAAGCGGAAATTCGAAAGCAGCATTGCCCTATCTCAACCAGATCCGCGAGAGAGCGGGACTTAAGTCCATAGAAGAATCGTGGATGGCATATTCCAAACGACCAGATAAATACACAACTGTAACTGGGCTGCGGGAGATTATTCATCGTGAACGTGGTATTGAGATGGCTTTTGAAGCGAGTCGTTTTTGGGACCTAAGACGATGGAAAACAGCCTCAAAACTGCTCAATGAACCCGTTTATGGCTGGAATATTACACAAGAAACAATAGAGGAGTATAACACAAGAGTGTTTTTGTTCAATCAGGGATTTATTGCTCCACGCGATTATTTGTGGCCTATCAATGATTATGCGCTTCAGATCAATCCCAATTTGGTCCAAAATACAGGTTGGTAA
- a CDS encoding DUF5000 domain-containing lipoprotein, giving the protein MKQMIYKFLFGVLLLSMYACKQDEIGPIQNDGIAPGPVNNVNVKNLNGAAEITYEIPKDPDLLYVKAAYTAPNGEVRETKISKHKNTVLVEGFGDTKAYVVSLTAVDKGENASAIVDVTVNPKEPPMKLVKETIKVTPDFGGINISYENVTAANMAIVVLTNDSLGQFVPVNTHYTNLKKSVFPTRNLKAEEARFGVFVRDRWGNRSDTLYLNLTPYFETKLDRTKMKGLRLPTDAGLDYGGTMAGLFDGNVGDGTFYHSDNNAKMPQWFTVDLGVTAKLSRLVYFMRQAFYYGLHNPREIEIWGSNDPSADGSFTNWVLLTKYTAVKPSGLPEGQLSQADKAAAEAGESVPIPKEAPKVRYIRFKTLKNWSNGTYVNFNELEAWGDPR; this is encoded by the coding sequence ATGAAACAGATGATATATAAGTTCTTGTTCGGGGTGTTATTGCTGTCTATGTATGCCTGCAAACAAGATGAAATAGGTCCTATTCAGAATGATGGAATAGCCCCAGGTCCGGTCAACAATGTAAACGTGAAAAATTTAAATGGTGCAGCAGAAATTACTTACGAGATTCCCAAAGATCCAGATCTGCTTTATGTCAAGGCAGCTTATACTGCGCCAAATGGTGAGGTTCGGGAGACAAAGATCAGTAAACACAAAAACACAGTACTGGTAGAAGGATTCGGCGATACGAAGGCTTATGTTGTAAGCTTAACTGCTGTAGATAAAGGGGAAAACGCCTCGGCAATAGTTGACGTTACAGTAAATCCCAAGGAACCACCAATGAAGTTAGTCAAAGAGACAATCAAAGTAACGCCAGATTTTGGAGGTATCAACATCAGTTATGAAAATGTGACTGCTGCCAATATGGCCATTGTTGTACTGACCAATGATTCATTGGGGCAGTTTGTACCTGTCAATACCCATTATACCAACTTAAAAAAGAGCGTCTTTCCGACAAGAAACCTGAAGGCTGAGGAGGCTAGATTTGGTGTTTTCGTACGTGATAGATGGGGCAATCGTTCGGATACATTGTACCTCAACTTAACCCCATATTTTGAAACTAAGCTGGATCGGACGAAAATGAAAGGCCTTAGGTTACCAACAGACGCAGGATTAGACTATGGCGGGACAATGGCGGGACTTTTTGATGGAAATGTAGGGGATGGTACGTTCTATCATTCGGATAATAATGCAAAGATGCCACAATGGTTTACGGTTGATCTGGGTGTCACCGCAAAGTTGAGCCGTTTGGTTTACTTTATGAGGCAGGCATTCTATTATGGTCTGCATAATCCACGCGAGATAGAGATATGGGGTTCAAATGATCCTTCAGCGGATGGAAGTTTTACGAATTGGGTATTGCTGACAAAATACACCGCAGTGAAACCCTCGGGATTACCAGAAGGACAACTTTCGCAGGCCGATAAGGCCGCTGCGGAGGCTGGAGAATCAGTTCCCATTCCCAAAGAGGCACCCAAAGTACGTTATATCAGGTTCAAAACACTGAAAAATTGGAGTAATGGCACTTATGTCAATTTCAATGAACTGGAAGCTTGGGGTGATCCAAGATAA
- a CDS encoding DUF4998 domain-containing protein, translated as MKFKYIVECLAFLLGIAAFSSCRKGDEYKKFFGDGELIYASRVDKVIVHPGNRRILLSTILSDDPLVSKIKVSWNEGKDSLVQTIIRGPKKDALNLMINNLDEGVYNFVMHTYDDKNRSSVALNVSGTVYGESYSSSLGNRRLKALKYGAGENILNFSWASPNLDDIGVELLYKHKDGTMRTKMFLSNKVDTTLTDFDANTNFRYRTLFKPDSNAVDTFSVAYVELVVPGFERELDKSKFKEYVLPTDATTNHGWVMPNMWDGNYDNGFATINRMPQWFTFDTGVLASPSKFKIWQAADRIYAQENMRKFEIWGSDKPAPDGSWDNWTKLASCESRKPSGLPGIEKNDADIAFAKAGEDFVLSEGLPKVRYIRIKVLETWGKANFATIGELNVYTKDRNK; from the coding sequence ATGAAATTTAAATATATTGTTGAATGCTTGGCTTTTCTCCTAGGTATAGCTGCTTTTTCATCCTGCAGAAAAGGAGATGAGTACAAGAAATTTTTTGGAGATGGGGAACTGATCTATGCCAGTAGGGTGGATAAGGTCATTGTGCATCCTGGAAATAGAAGGATATTGCTCTCTACTATACTTTCAGATGATCCATTAGTATCCAAAATTAAGGTCTCCTGGAATGAGGGTAAGGATTCTCTTGTACAAACAATAATACGGGGACCTAAGAAAGATGCCTTAAATTTAATGATCAATAATCTGGATGAGGGTGTTTATAATTTTGTCATGCATACGTATGATGATAAAAATCGCTCTTCCGTCGCATTGAATGTGTCGGGGACTGTTTATGGTGAGAGCTATAGTAGTTCTTTGGGAAATAGAAGGTTAAAAGCACTTAAATATGGTGCCGGCGAAAATATCCTTAATTTCTCCTGGGCGAGTCCTAATCTTGATGATATCGGTGTTGAGCTGCTGTACAAGCACAAAGACGGTACTATGCGAACCAAGATGTTTCTGTCAAATAAAGTTGATACAACTTTAACAGATTTTGACGCAAATACAAATTTTAGATATAGGACACTATTTAAACCAGATTCAAATGCTGTGGATACTTTTTCAGTAGCTTATGTCGAACTTGTGGTTCCCGGATTTGAACGCGAGCTTGATAAGTCTAAGTTTAAGGAATATGTGCTTCCTACGGATGCTACTACCAATCATGGATGGGTGATGCCTAATATGTGGGATGGCAATTACGACAACGGTTTTGCGACAATTAACCGGATGCCGCAATGGTTTACATTTGATACTGGAGTTTTGGCTTCACCAAGTAAATTCAAGATCTGGCAGGCTGCAGACAGGATTTATGCGCAGGAAAATATGCGGAAATTTGAAATCTGGGGCAGCGACAAACCTGCGCCTGACGGTAGTTGGGACAACTGGACAAAGTTGGCAAGCTGCGAATCGCGCAAGCCATCAGGCTTGCCTGGCATAGAAAAAAATGATGCTGATATTGCCTTTGCGAAGGCAGGCGAGGACTTTGTTTTGTCAGAGGGTTTACCCAAGGTGAGGTACATCCGCATCAAGGTGCTGGAAACATGGGGCAAGGCTAACTTTGCCACAATAGGCGAACTGAATGTATATACCAAAGACAGGAATAAATAA
- a CDS encoding STM3941 family protein, whose amino-acid sequence MNETIIEFDSKKRLKLVVFGVVFTVATLAFAYYIFFVAQRINITFGTLMLMMGCLGCYGLISGTKSMFDKDRTGLILNADGIHFKGTHLGKAIGLIKWNAVQSVSEGIAHRAPFVSLKLRNPEDHIKNLSSQLQQFVISNGLVVTADQLSVDFNELKNLIADYHQRYRQ is encoded by the coding sequence ATGAATGAGACTATTATAGAATTTGACAGCAAAAAGCGCCTGAAATTAGTCGTGTTCGGTGTTGTGTTTACTGTCGCAACGTTGGCCTTTGCTTATTACATTTTCTTTGTTGCTCAAAGAATAAATATAACCTTTGGTACATTGATGTTAATGATGGGCTGCCTTGGTTGTTATGGTTTAATTTCCGGTACAAAGAGCATGTTTGATAAAGACCGAACAGGCCTTATTTTGAATGCGGATGGTATCCATTTTAAGGGAACGCATCTGGGGAAAGCGATTGGCTTAATAAAATGGAATGCAGTGCAGTCTGTATCGGAGGGAATTGCCCATCGTGCTCCATTTGTCTCTTTGAAATTGCGGAATCCAGAAGATCATATTAAAAATCTTTCATCGCAGTTACAACAATTTGTTATCAGCAATGGACTAGTCGTGACAGCTGATCAATTGTCTGTTGATTTCAATGAACTTAAAAATTTGATCGCAGATTACCATCAAAGGTATCGCCAATAA